The Candidatus Schekmanbacteria bacterium DNA segment CGGGTCTCATATTTCATTCAGACAGAGGGGTTCAGTATGCCTGTAATGCCTTTAAAGACGTTCTGAGCCAGTACGGGTTCAGGCATGGAGGACGTTTTTGTAATTAAGTTTGATGCAAGTGGTGTAAAGCAGTGGACAAGACAAATAGGTACGAGTAGTCATGATGTTGCTGAAGGCATAACGACGGACAAATCGGGTAATATTTATATTACTGGGACTACAGAAGGTGGCCTTGATGGAAATACGTATTTGGGTAGATATGACATTTTTATTGTGAAGTATGATTTCTTAGGGGAAAAGCAGTGAACCACCCATAACCAAATTGACCCTTTTTATCTTATGGTACATCTAACTTATTGTAAATTATAATTTTCTCAATGAATCCATGATTTTTTCATATTTGTTCAAGTCAACATCTATGTAGTCGTTTTCTATTATATAAGCAAGTTCAAAGAAGATTTTATTAAGTCGAGCATCTATTGATTCCTTTATTAATTTTTTATTTGAAACAAGTATGATATTATTCGAGAAGGATTCAAAAAAGATGTATTCTTTGTTGTTCCTTCGGGTAATATTACGAGATATTGCCCGGCATGTTTTTGAAAGATTTTTAATTGCTTTCTTGAACTCAGGAGAATCATGATCAGAGCTAATAGTAAAAAGTTTTGGAAATTTTAGAGTAAATTCACTATTTTTTTCGGTGTATTGATTTTCTTTACAGTCATCCGTTTCACATAGTTTAATTTTTATTTTTTCTGCTGATGGTTCATCAACAAAAAATGGAATAAGGTACTCTCCTGAATAAAAATCCAACACTTGACTTCTTCTATTACAAACCCCAACAAAAAATGGAATCCCTAAACTTTTCAGATATTCAGTCTTGCCCGTTATATAATAAGATTTTCTGTTACTTTTTATTTGAATTGTAAAAGATTCTTTAGGGACAAGGAATTTGGTTTTTCCATTAGGGATAATATCAAATATAACACAAAAAAAGTCAGAGCCTAAATCATCTGCAATAGTTGACGGCTGTGATATAAATGCAAAATTAGATAATATGTATTTGGCAAGATTTTCACTTTGCCAGCCTTTTCTAAAACTGGCGAGATGTTTCTTCATTCATGTGCCTCTATTTATAATATTGAAAATCAGCTGCCTAAGGTAGTTCCGTTGCTGAAGGT contains these protein-coding regions:
- a CDS encoding SBBP repeat-containing protein is translated as MEDVFVIKFDASGVKQWTRQIGTSSHDVAEGITTDKSGNIYITGTTEGGLDGNTYLGRYDIFIVKYDFLGEKQ